Proteins encoded by one window of Grus americana isolate bGruAme1 chromosome 7, bGruAme1.mat, whole genome shotgun sequence:
- the LOC129208731 gene encoding lipase member K-like has translation MWLALALTSVVHGMVSGQCVFNFPCSKNPEARMNISEMISFWGYPSEEYDVVTEDGYILQINRIPYGRGNAGSQGPRPIAFLQHGLFGEGSIWVTNLANNSLGFILADAGYDIWIGNSRGNTWSKRHLVLSPKWEEFWAFSFDEMAKYDLPAIINFIEQKTGQKQLYYIGHSQGTTIAFIAFSTMPQLAQKIKMYFALAPVATVIFVRSPLKKLAFFSDYGLKEKFGTKEFLPHTALGELVLSKFCACSKTCKSVLSMLFGFNWKNVNMSRVDVYAAHSSAGTSVQNVIHWLQGVQSGALRAYDGGSMYNSLRCRQMGPPHYDVKDMEVPTAIWSGGVDCLADPRDVALLLPQVRNLVHHKVIPQWNHLDFVLGLDATKVLYQDIVDMMKKHP, from the exons ATGTGGCTGGCTCTAGCTCTGACGTCTGTGGTCCATGGGATGGTATCTGGGCAATGTGTCTTTAATTTTCCATGTTCTAAGAATCCAGAAGCACGGATGAACATT agTGAAATGATCTCCTTCTGGGGATACCCCAGTGAGGAGTATGATGTGGTGACGGAAGATGGCTATATCCTTCAGATTAACAGAATTCCTTACGGGAGAGGAAATGCTGGAAGCCAAG GTCCAAGGCCCATCGCATTTCTGCAGCACGGATTGTTTGGAGAAGGCAGCATATGGGTTACCAATTTGGCCAACAACAGCCTGGGCTTCATTCTCGCAGATGCCGGCTATGACATTTGGATAGGCAACAGCAGAGGGAACACTTGGTCCAAGCGACATCTGGTCCTGTCTCCCAAATGGGAGGAATTCTGGGCTTTCAG ctttgaTGAAATGGCTAAATATGACCTCCCAGCAATTATAAACTTTATTGAACAGAAAACGGGACAGAAGCAGTTATATTACATTGGTCATTCGCAAGGCACCACTATAG cttttataGCCTTTTCCACTATGCCTCAGCTGGCTCAGAAAATCAAGATGTACTTTGCTTTAGCACCTGTGGCTACAGTTATATTTGTTCGAAGTCCATTGAAAAAGCTCGCATTCTTTTCCGACTATGGGCTTAAG GAGAAGTTTGGCACCAAAGAGTTCCTACCGCACACTGCCTTGGGTGAGCTGGTCCTTTCCAAATTCTGTGCCTGCTCGAAGACCTGCAAGAGCGTCTTGTCTATGCTCTTTGGATTTAACTGGAAGAACGTAAATATG AGCCGAGTAGATGTGTACGCAGCGCACTCCTCAGCAGGGACTTCAGTACAAAATGTAATCCACTGGTTGCAG GGAGTTCAAAGCGGTGCGCTGAGAGCTTATGATGGGGGGAGCATGTACAACAGTCTTCGCTGTAGACAG ATGGGTCCACCACACTACGACGTGAAGGACATGGAAGTGCCCACGGCCATCTGGAGCGGTGGAGTGGACTGCCTGGCTGATCCCCGGGACGTcgccctcctgctcccccaggTCAGGAACCTGGTCCACCACAAAGTGATTCCCCAGTGGAACCACCTCGATTTCGTACTGGGGCTCGATGCAACCAAGGTTTTGTACCAGGACATCGTCGACATGATGAAGAAGCATCCGTAA
- the LOC129208732 gene encoding renalase-like, whose protein sequence is MARVLVVGAGLTGGACAALLRGVALVRVAVWDKARGAGGRMSTSRSARDAACTADLGAQYITLETERAGPRRSFCEELLSHGILKPLTAPIEGMVVKEGSCNYVAPQGISSVVKYYLKQSGADVFYEQHVTHICLRDGKWEVSRKMGPPEQFDVVILTMPVPQILQLQGDIVNKLVCVPTPDYVNGQHLAIRLP, encoded by the exons ATGGCGCGGGTGCTGGTGGTGGGCGCGGGGCTGACGGGCGGCGCCTGCGCGGCGCTGCTGCGGGGGGTGGCGCTGGTCCGCGTCGCCGTCTGGGACAAGGCGCGCGGAGCAG GGGGCCGCATGAGCACGAGCCGCAGCGCGCGGGACGCCGCCTGCACCGCGGACCTGGGCGCGCAGTACATCACCCTCGAGACTGAGCGCGCGGGGCCGCGCCGCAG CTTCTGTGAGGAACTTCTGTCTCACGGCATCTTGAAACCGCTGACTGCACCCATTGAAGGAATGGTAGTGAAAGAAGGCTCGTGCAATTATGTGGCACCCCAGGGCATCTCCTCGGTTGTcaagtattatttaaaacagtCAG GTGCAGATGTCTTCTATGAACAGCATGTAACTCACATCTGTCTCCGAGATGGGAAATGGGAAGTCTCCAGGAAAATGGGACCGCCAGAACAGTTTGATGTAGTTATTCTCACAATGCCTGTTCCACAAATTCTTCAGCTGCAAGGTGACATTGTAAACA AACTGGTGTGTGTGCCTACACCGGACTACGTGAATGGCCAGCACCTGGCAATCAGGTTACCTTAA